One window of the Babesia bovis T2Bo chromosome 2, whole genome shotgun sequence genome contains the following:
- a CDS encoding putative pre-mRNA branch site protein p14, producing MVYNHSKMIIGTSASRRTMRLSPEVSRILYLRNLPYKISAEELYDIFGKYGSVRQIRKGNTSKTNGTAFVVYDDIYDAKNALDHLSGFNVAGRYLVVLYYNPTRLNKRKDLDKEQEELDRVKAALKMNT from the exons ATGGTTTATAACCATTCAAAAATGATTATAGGTACTAGCGCTTCTCGGCGCACTATGCGCCTCTCTCCTGAGGTCAGCCGTATTCTCTACCTCAG GAATTTACCGTATAAAATATCGGCAGAGGAACTTTACGACATTTTCGGCAAATATGGATCAGTCCGTCAAATAAGGaa AGGCAACACATCAAAGACTAATGGCACGGCATTTGTTGTGTATGACGACATTTATGACGCGAAGAATGCGTTGGACCACCTATCCGGTTTCAACGTTGCCGGAAGATATCTTGTTGTATTGTACTATAACCCTACCCGTTTGAACAAGCGCAAAGACCTTGATAAAGAACAGGAGGAGCTTGATAGGGTTAAGGCTGCTCTTAAGATGAACACATGA